The following are encoded together in the Brassica napus cultivar Da-Ae chromosome A9, Da-Ae, whole genome shotgun sequence genome:
- the LOC106381964 gene encoding MD-2-related lipid-recognition protein ROSY1, with translation MWVDGDNLTISICQTKESSIPLLKIFECQAMAIPHVHPMFLLILSLFCLPTLLAIPFQDCGWGDYPIKLTGVEVFEEQNKASLNITGSTNKVITGGFVLLGVNIGNKKIIDDIYELSELMTCPVSPGPIVLPLHKLFPFSTEEKMRVSISVNDPDHEEIMCLYFYYDTSSTGVVFA, from the exons ATGTGGGTAGACGGAGACAACTTAACAATAAGTATTTGTCAAACTAAAGAGAGTTCAATTCCTCTTTTAAAGATCTTTGAGTGCCAAGCAATGGCGATTCCTCACGTTCATCCAATGTTCCTTTTGATCCTATCACTCTTCTGCTTACCTACTTTGCTAGCCATCCCTTTCCAAGACTGCG GCTGGGGAGATTATCCAATCAAACTCACTGGTGTGGAGGTATTTGAGGAGCAGAACAAAGCAAGCTTGAACATAACCGGTTCAACAA ATAAAGTAATCACTGGAGGATTCGTGCTCTTGGGGGTTAATATTGGCAACAAGAAGATCATAGACGACATATACGAACTCAGTGAACTGATGACATGCCCTGTTTCACCTGGCCCTATTGTGCTTCCTCTTCACAAACTATTTCCTTTTTCAACAGAG GAGAAGATGAGGGTTTCAATAAGCGTTAATGACCCTGATCACGAGGAAATAATGTGTCTCTACTTCTATTACGATACTTCAAGTACTGGTGTGGTTTTTGCTTAG